cctaagacgctacatacgtgtacttcggcaaccgtaccaatagcaccgggggttgactgtacggcaaccgtacaaatagacactttcaatataaaatggtcctgggaagggcttcaagctaaaaatccaacttccccttttcaaaacaaaagcatctctttttgtcttccattagcttttgtaaatagggctcttattttgaagttaaccttaagttttatgtcagtaacacaaaatttcagcatgaaatgtgtttccgcaagttttatggatcaaatgagcacatgttgatctTCTACTTTGTCacttcctcacttaaaatgttttcagaactttcaaaggtggagaatcaacagagatatttagcctcgatgtgcttcaggtttttgttgttgtaggttcaaaTGCAtcctgggaaacttggaagtatacctacctaatcatatttataatatatagtagacagtatatactcattgagtttgtagtgcatagtacggagtgtgacatttcaaacacagattTTTGCTAATGGAAATGCTTGAGACCccaaaaaatatatcaaagaaTTTAGTCCCgacccacaagttgagaactcctgctttACACCTATCAATGTATACATAGAGGCGCTACTTCAGCACAACATTATGTGTTTTCTGTAAAGTAGCAAGTGTTATTGTGAAAGGCTAGAAGTGGACGTTGGTGTTTTGTGAGTACAGAAATAAAGAGTTGACCTTCCATTCAGATAAGACTGCTTAACTTGTTCTTCCACTAGTGGACAGGAgggataaaaaacaaacagattttTATAGGTCAATATGCCAAATGTTGGCAATTTCGACACTTGATTTATTAACTTATTCTTTATGAATCATTTTGAGCATTTCTACACATTGTTTCTTCTTTGTATGTCATACAAAGTGAATGACATCATATTGACTGATATTCGTCTTAGAGCAAAACTTCCAGTAACATGAGTCCCAGTTTCTGCTTCCCATCCCAGAGCACTGAGACTCTCCCAGTCCTCATggtgtgtctctgtgtttgtTGACCTCGTGTCATCCAAGGTTCTTCTAGAACAGGAGAACTGTAATCTGATGGTCGTCCTCAGTGAGTTCCAGGTGAACGTCCTCAGGGTCGACTGGAACTGGAACCAGTGATGGAGGGAGTGGGACTGGGACGGGAGCCTGAAAGAAACGTGGACTGttaatgatgatggtgatgatgattatggtgatgatgatgattaaacGATGAGTAAAGATGGAAACAAACCGAGCGGCTCTTGGTCGTCTTTGATCTCTGTTTGAGCAGAAAAACAACGAGAAACAGGAACAGGAACAGGAACAGGAACGTAGAACCTATTCCCAACAAGAGTTGAGACTGAAGCTCTGTAggtagaaaacacacacatcactataaacacacacacatcactataaacacacacacattactgtaatacacacacatcactataaacacacacagtattacACACATCACtgtaacgcacacacacaaacacacagtaatacacaaacaCGACACATGTCTTTGATGAGCTGCTCTCACCTGATTGGTTGGCGTCGGTGGTCCTGATGCACTGGGGGTCAGACTTGGGGGAGGCGGCCATGGAGAAGGTCGGGAAGGAGAAATTGGCCACGACGCAGTAATTCTGACCCGGAGACAAACCCGAAAACTCTACGTATGAGACGACGTCGTGTGTCCACACTGTTCGACTCTTTACCACAAACAACAACATCCATCAgctcagagagaacatgcaaacacaaCATGAAAAGAGACAAATTGCATATACACATAATTACCAATGAAACACTATATATTTCACATACTCTGTGTACGATGTGTTAACATGTTTAGTTATAAGAgtattttattcacattttagcaTTACATATACTACGGGgcttgtaaagttgcgcatgctaaaataaacagcaactttttgcaacatttgtgattttcttctctttgtaaaaatatgtcagtgttaaatcgaaatgctaaatctaaatattaaataataaatctaaattttacatttaaaattgtataaatgttcaatttaaatctaattagtaaatataaatggtaaatctaaacctaaatctaaatgttaaatgctatatctaaatggtgaatttgcatattatttaaatatttagtgtcACCCGTGAtatttagattaacatttagatttagatttaccatttaacatttaccatttaacatttaccatttacatttatatttgacatttagcatttttatttatatttaacatttatatttagtatttaacattgacatttaatattttgatttattttttaacatttggattcaatatatatatttaaatgtaacatttcgatttaatatttgatatttgaatttaatatttaacatttagattcaacatttagatttaacatttatatttaaatgttacatttagatttaacatttatatttaaatgttacatttagatttaacatttatatttaaatgtaacattttgatttaacatttatatttaaatgtacaattttgatttaacatttagatttaatatttaacttttaaatttaacatttagatccaaaatttaaatttaaatttaacatttagatttaagtgtGAGACCTGCTGTGATGTCATGTTGACGTCACTGTTCATGGTGACTGTTGTCCAAGGATCAATTAGCTGAGAGATGGGACAGCACAGCTTTGTAGAGCACCTCCTGTTGGCAGCACAGGGAAAGTGCACCTGCACCACCAGCCGCTCTTCTCTTAGAGACACTGAGATGGATGGAGGGCTGaaggctgcacacacacacacacgcacgcacacgcagttttacagtgtgtttgtgtctaaCTGGTTTAAAATCACTGGTTAAACTGGGACTGACTGAAGTCACTGTAGTCAAACTTGACCGGTTTCATCCAGACAGTAGAGGTCGTGTCCGGGTGGACCCCTAGGCGAACCATGTTGTACAGCTCAAAGTTACTGAAGGCCTGGGAGACTGAACAGCTGTGGGTGGAGACCCAAACACACCACGGGACGTCCTTCCACGGCTCtctgcagcacacacaccatcagAGACACAATCtacctttcacacacacacacaatcatttaTACACAACAATCATAGTctgtttataataaacaatggaaAGAATGAACAGGCCCGCCATGGAAGGGCTATCAACTATAGCTGCATAGCTATGTCCATCACTCTACATCTCTATATCTGTAATCATCTGCATCTCTATAGCTGCATATctatattcaattcaattcaattttatttgtatagcgcaatttacaacaaagtcatctcaatgcacttatcaaaatagaaaattcataaaaacaaagagaaaacccaaaaagatccacatgaacaagcatttagcgacagtgggaagaaacaactcccttttaacaggaagaaatctccagtagaaccaggttcagaggtggcagccatctgcgtcaacTGGTTGGgattagtgaacagaaggaccaacagaacaggatagagagatagaacatcagagtgtctcagactagttgagccgtgaaccacagatcaggaactgccatcatcagcttcacgacacctgaaacagagcaaagaaagaaggacgaggagaagacactgactgcagaaaaacatgatacagtattatcaagtcatcctgccttggccttgggcctcactcccagtggcctagtcaacacttattatagaagtgacaaatctcttcccgtttatggGTAAGCTAACACCGACttcaaggtctgtaaatgtgaccgttcacagatgagcccatgtccgctctagtggttagattatgttatgattcagtcctgtttatgcagactgtaaatcataaccagctacatcagaatttgaatctcttcccgtttatatgAAATCTAACAGCGACTCCGAGGACTCTAAAATGCGACCGTTTacggacgagcccatgtccgctctagccgttaatgctattatacggtatacgcttcagcatgtaagtaggttttgagtttagccttaaaggtggagagagtaacAACCTCCCGTACTGAGACtggaagctggttccaaaggcgaggggcCTGGTAGCtcttcctcctgttctacttctagacacattaggaacttccagaaggccagcaaactgagagcggagtgatctgcccgtacgatagggcactaacaggtctctaagatatacaggagcttgatcatgtagagctttgtatgctaacaggaggaatttaaactctattctagattttacaggaagccaatcctggagaaatatgttctctcctgtttgttccagttagtattctagctgcagcattctggattaactggagacttttttaGTAAGTTATTGGGACATCCTGAAAGTAGATAGTTAtaataatctagtctagatgtaacaaatgcatggattagtttttcagcatcactctggaccaagatattcctgattttagagatattacggaggtagaagaaggctgtccttgagatttgtttaatatgagaattaaaggatatGTCAATATCAAAGATAACACTTAAGTTTTTTACCATCTACATCTCTATATCTACGTcgttgtattatatatatatatatatatatacatatataaaataatttcttATTTAGATAATTTCTAcaaatttagctttacactttgCGACCGacttaacaattagatttagattcaacatttagatttaacatttacattgagattcaacatttacatttagatttatttttcatgtgtactcATTGTTAACAATGTCATAGAACatgttgttttacatgaatttctgtctcaaatgaaagaaaaatgatctAAATGTTCAGTGACACCCTGTATGCTGCAGGCCTCCCTCACCCCTGTGTTTTGGTCTGTACAGTGTACGTGGTGTTCATACTGGCTCTGGGACAATCCCACCGCAGGAGGCAACTTAAATCCACTGACTCCAATGAGATGGAACACACCAACCCAGTCACTCCTGTAAAGATCACACGAAACCCAGACCCTGAAATAGCTCACTGACACTGACACTGACactgactgacacacacacacacagagatctgCTAAGTCTGACTGTCACAACTTGGTTATCACTGAAGCAGGAGATTGTACaaaattatgtaaattatttttgttacttttgaccagattcccagcaatatttgtgaaatttgtgatatttacttttcttgtaaaatataatgtcaatgttaaatgtaaatgtgaaatgtaaatgttaaatattatatctaaatcaaaatgttaaatcaaaatgttttatctaaacccaaatgtaattttttttatctaaatgttaaatttgaatctaaatggtaaaactaaatattaaatctaaatgttaaatctaaatctaaaggttacatttatatacacatgttaaatctaaatgttaaatcccaatgtcatgggtgaaacaaaatatttagccAATATACAAATcataatatacaatatacaaaaaaagattattGATAGAACGATAGACAGAATAAATTAAGATAttcacattttcattaaaaaaaaacaaaaaaaaaatttacatttaacatttatatttaatttttagcatttagatttaacatttatatttaaatgtaatgtttatatttagatttaacataatttaacaaatattgctgtggtcaaaagtaacataaaaatattcacatacaatttttaaacatggtttgttgctaaaagttgctgtttattataGCATGCGTAACTTTACAATCGTCGCCGCATAAGGAGACGAAGAACGTCCAATGAATGAAATCATGGAAACTTCACCtgagatggtgatgatgatctCACAGCCCACAGTGATGAAGAATAATGAAGTCTTCATGTCAGTTTAAAGTTTTAAAGAAAATCCTTGATCAGaaaacgatgatgatgatgatcttaAAGAGGCAGAGAGGTGGAGGTGACTGACTCTGATGGAGGCAAACAcacctgaggaagaggaggaggaggaagaggaggagtgatGGTCTGCAGCCAGCAGGAGGGAGGGATAAGGATTTCATTTTGTAACAGAGAGGAGTAGGACAAGCTCTAATCCACTTAAAGAGTCtggggagaaagaaaaagaagaatcagaGCTAATCTAAGCCAAGGAACCAGTTCAAATactggtatttattttgtaatttaaagaAACCAtcacaaaataatgcaaaaaatatattttgaatatataaaatattcccTTCCTTCAatttaaatatggaaaaaattgcattttaggAATACAAAcaagattttcattttagttaaaacaaaactgagtgcaaataaagtatgtttttctatcctaaaacagtggttcttaacctttttCTTCTCATGACCCcctttttaatcatatttgtt
This window of the Gouania willdenowi chromosome 18, fGouWil2.1, whole genome shotgun sequence genome carries:
- the LOC114480698 gene encoding uncharacterized protein LOC114480698; translation: MVRLGVHPDTTSTVWMKPVKFDYSDFTFSPPSISVSLREERLVVQVHFPCAANRRCSTKLCCPISQLIDPWTTVTMNSDVNMTSQQSRTVWTHDVVSYVEFSGLSPGQNYCVVANFSFPTFSMAASPKSDPQCIRTTDANQSELQSQLLLGIGSTFLFLFLFLFLVVFLLKQRSKTTKSRSAPVPVPLPPSLVPVPVDPEDVHLELTEDDHQITVLLF